The proteins below come from a single Miscanthus floridulus cultivar M001 chromosome 1, ASM1932011v1, whole genome shotgun sequence genomic window:
- the LOC136508173 gene encoding plasmodesmata-located protein 3-like, translating to MMGIRRARRFLFLAAAAVAVLLLHAPPPGSCADIYALIYKGCANQSFPGGVAPASIAALSATLSAQSASAKFYKTSSSSASTASATSVFGLFQCRGDLSATDCAACVSRATSSWPGVCGASVAARVQLAGCLALYEVSGFPQVSGIQMLFKTCGTGGGGGGGDFEMRRDTAFAALEGGVATSSGGFVATSYQAVYSMAQCEGDLSTGDCSQCVTQAVQHVEVECGGAPSGQVYLDKCYISYSYYPHGVPHGGGAGGQQTAKTVAIVLGGAVGLGFVVSCLLFARSLVKKKDDY from the exons ATGATGGGCATTCGCAGAGCTCGCCGGTTCCTCTTCCTGGCGGCCGCCGCAGTCGCCGTCCTGCTGCTCCACGCGCCGCCGCCCGGGTCGTGCGCCGACATCTACGCGCTCATCTACAAGGGCTGCGCCAACCAGAGCTTCCCGGGCGGGGTGGCGCCCGCGAGCATCGCCGCGCTCTCCGCCACGCTCTCGGCGCAGTCCGCCTCCGCCAAGTTCTACAAGACCTCCTCTTCCTCGGCCTCCACGGCCTCCGCCACCTCCGTCTTCGGCCTCTTCCAGTGCCGCGGGGACCTCTCGGCCACCGACTGCGCCGCCTGCGTCTCCCGCGCCACGTCCTCCTGGCCGGGCGTCTGCGGCGCCTCCGTCGCCGCGCGGGTCCAGCTCGCCGGCTGCCTCGCGCTCTACGAGGTGTCCGGCTTCCCCCAGGTCTCCGGCATCCAGATGCTCTTCAAGACCTGCggcacgggcggcggcggcggcgggggcgactTCGAGATGCGCAGGGACACCGCCTTCGCCGCGCTCGAGGGCGGCGTCGCCACCAGCTCCGGCGGCTTCGTCGCCACCAGCTACCAGGCCGTCTACTCCATGGCGCAGTGCGAGGGCGACCTCTCCACGGGGGACTGCAGCCAGTGCGTCACCCAGGCCGTGCAGCACGTCGAGGTCGAGTGCGGCGGCGCGCCCTCCGGACAGGTCTACCTCGACAAGTGCTACATTAGCTACAGCTACTACCCCCACGGCGTGCcccacggcggcggcgcgggag GGCAGCAGACAGCAAAGACTGTAGCCATTGTGCTCGGGGGAGCTGTAGGCCTGGGTTTCGTGGTCAGCTGCTTGCTTTTCGCCAGGAGCctggtcaagaagaaggatg ATTACTGA
- the LOC136469660 gene encoding uncharacterized protein — protein MGVPLSGDEGCASLSACLVFSWKCQVEVPALAPCKALKVSTSSPAQWVVEAQAAIERGAASARADPKESVTQGEVTEAAMKQVGEEAPMPHEAKARVSDEAEAPLVAEAIEGEAKAPRTSKAEAMEARAPWTTKAEVVEAGVGTAKPVAQDMEMEAGQASVLPLVQDPPPSQGGAREVEVHSISFDDTSRGKEVVDAEAASTVEQPALTSGEGSSTLVRELEARSLGKSLFLRWERGVWTSSGSRRTCSPMPTSFWLEKEVSRAAEASVEVQAVLEAEIREHNALQSAARIVCEALERALAIVSSHYAGVDLEAVSDGYVLAKDDEEAEEEVMKLVEAAEAPSMALAKLFKEEVVSPMPTADAGDPKF, from the exons atgggggtacctctctctg gggatgagggatgtgcgagccttaGCGCCTGCCTTGTCTTCAGCTGGAAGTGTCAGGTGGAGGTGCCTGCCTTGGCGCcatgtaaggcgctcaaggtgagcaccagctcccctgcccaatgggtggtggaggcgcaagccgccatagagcgtggcgcggcgtcggccagggccgacccgaaggagtcgGTCACCCAAGGAGAGGTTACCGAGGCGGCCATGAAGCAAGTGGGTGAGGAGGCGCCTATGCCCCATGAGGCCAAGGCCCGTGTGTCAGATGAAGCCGAGGCGCCCCTCGTCGCTGAGGCCATCGAGGGCGAGGCcaaggcccctaggacctccaaGGCCGAAGCGATGGAGGCCAGGGCTCCCTGGACCACCAAGGCTGAGGTGGTGGAGGCTGGCGTGGGCACGGCAAAGCCGGTGGCCCAGGATatggagatggaggcggggcaagcttcaGTACTGCCCCTGGTCCAAGACCCGCCACCGTCGCAGGGaggcgcccgggaggtggaggtccattcaatctccttcgacgatacttcccgagggaaggaggtggtggatgctgaggcggccagcaccgtggagcagccggctctGACCTCTGGCGAGGGGAGCTCAACCCTCGttcgg gagctcgaggcccggtcccttgggaagtcgttgttcctccggtgggagaggggcgtctggacCAGCTCCGGCAGTAGAAGGACCTGCTCAccaatgccaacgagcttct ggttggagaaggaggtctcccgggcagctgaggcctccgttgaagtgcaggcggtgctcgaggctgaGATCCGAGAGCACAACGCGTTGCAGAGCGCCGCCCGTATCGTCtgtgaggccctggag cgtgccctagccatcgtctcctcgcactatgccggcgtcgacctcgaggccgttaGCGATGGTTATGTCTTGGctaaggatgacgaggaggctgaggaggaggtcatgaagctggtggaggcggctgaggcccctagcatggcgctggccaagctattcaaagaggaggtggtttctCCTATGCCGAccgccgacgctggcgaccctAAGTTCTGA